attaaaaaaaaaagctcttttaaaAGAACATAAGTCTAAAAGTGGAGAAACTGTAGGtacaaaaaatgcaaatgtagaacaaaaaaaaatcatcatagaCATAAACAAAATCTATGCtatgatctgttcatttattaatctgactacatttgttttttacttgACAAAAACACAATGAATGACTCACAATTGAAACAAATGCAACACTGCAATTTAATACCTAGTACATGGTGTGATATCTGGTCTCACAAATGCAAATTTTGCAAAAGCTTGAAGGGATAACACACATGGGACACAGAACTTACCATCTCATTAACAAGCCATATGCTCCTTCCTCTCATGTAATCAGTTTGTAGTGTTTCACGTTTCTAGTAATCCATCTTCTTGTGCAAAGCAACTGAAGCAACAAATCAGTGGAATAAAATCACAAATGTGGAAGGCGTGAGTGTTTGGCAACGAAATATAGAACATCCAGAACAAGATAAACATGGGTAAATGTGACGTCACAAAATAGACCTTCGTTTTTAGTAACGAACAAAGATGTAATCtgcttttttctgaaaaaaaactgttcttgaaAAATGCCAAAGTGATCATAAAAATTTCCTTTGTGCCATCcggtataaaaaaatatagatattgcAATGaagaaaactgataaaaatgcCTTCGGAAATCTCGAAAAATAGCTACACTTAAAACACTCTGTGTTTTGGCTTTACTGGCTTTCCGTATGCCCTTATATGGACGTAGGCGGGTACAGGAAGTGCTCAGGGCTTTTGGATTGAGGTAAACTCACAGCTGATGGTGACGTAGAAAAGAGTAAATCCATTAAAAGTTTAGTACAGTTTTCTGTGGTGATGTTGAAACTGATTTGTGAGGAGGTGGAGCTAAATGGCGAAGTCATCGTGGGGGGTGGGGCTAAAGGCGGAGCTTCGAAGCAATTCAAGGCAATTGACAAGGATAAGCGTGCCGGTAAGGTGTTTCCAGCGTTTGGTGATTGGATTTTTCATCCGGTCCAGGCCCATGTGTAGTTCGTGGATGACGTCGCGGTAACTGTCGCCAATCTGAGCGGCCCACGTCAACAGGAAGTCATAGGCTGGTTTCCACATGGCCTAAAATAGAGATACAATAAATGGAGATTATATAATCTCATCGTATTCACAAATATGAACTGCAGGGTTgtgcatatatat
The sequence above is drawn from the Carassius auratus strain Wakin unplaced genomic scaffold, ASM336829v1 scaf_tig00029043, whole genome shotgun sequence genome and encodes:
- the LOC113079736 gene encoding SH3 domain-binding protein 4-A-like; this translates as MSLFRSLTQALLKIDCQGLVARLIMDFVLLTTAVEVAPRWRELAEKLARVSKQQMDAYEAPHRDKTGMVDSEAMWKPAYDFLLTWAAQIGDSYRDVIHELHMGLDRMKNPITKRWKHLTGTLILVNCLELLRSSAFSPTPHDDFAI